In Planctomycetota bacterium, the DNA window CGGATCGTGCCCCTGCCGCACACAGGGCATGCACGTGGCAGCAGTTGCTCGGCGTGGCAGTGGTGGCAGCGGACCAGGCCCCTCGAGCTCGCGACGCCCTTGCGGTGGAAGACCATGGCCGACGAGCATGAGTCGCAGGACAGCGCCCAGCCGCAATCCGCGTCCGGGCAGGCGACGACGCGGGCGAATCCCCGGCGGTTGAGCAGCAGCACGGCCTGGCCGCCGCCGTCGAGCGTGTCGCGGAGCGCCGACCGCAGGCACGGGCCGAGGAGTTGCATGCGGTCGCCGGCGTCGCGGGCCAGCTTCCGCTGCTCGGCGATGTCGACGACCTCGACGGTGGGCAGGCCGGCGGCTCCGGGCGGTCGCGTGGCCAGGCGGTGCAGGGCGTACCGGCCCGTCTGGGCATTCCGCCAGCTCTCGAGGCTGGGCGTGGCCGACCCGAGCACGACCGGGCAGCCCTCGACCTGGGCCCGCTTGATGGCGGTGTCCCGGCCGTGGTAGCGGGGGGCCTGGTCCTGCTTGTAATCGCCGGCGTGTTCCTCGTCGACGACGATGAGGCCGACGTTCTCCAGCGGCGCGAACAAGGCCGACCTGGGGCCGACGGCGATGCGTGCCCGGCCCCGCGCGAGCAGATCCCAGGCGTGGTGCCGCTGGCCGGCGTTGAGCCCCGAGTGCATCACCGCGACGCCGTCCTCGCCGAGCATCGGCACGAAGCGGGCCCGGAATCGCGCCGCGAGTTGGGGCGTGAGGGCGATCTCGGGCACGAGCACGATGCCGGTGCGGCCCGCGTCGATCACGCGCTGGAGCAGCCGCAGGTAGACCTCGGTCTTGCCCGAGCCCGTGACGCCGAACAGCAGGTGCACGCCGAAGGCACCGAGGGGCACGCCCTCGATGGCGGCGGCCTGTTCGTTCGTCGGCGTGGGCGGCGGGCCGGACTCGTCGAGCGTCGCGGCCATGTCCCCGCGCGTTCGAACCTCCGAGAGCGTCTCGGGCGCCAGCAGCCCCTCGCGGATAAGGCGGCGCACGGGAGCGGCGTTCTTCGCGCCGACGCGTCGGGCGAGAACGCGCTCGTCGAGCGGCCAATCCGCCTCGTCGATTGCGCCGAGGGCCTCCCAGGCGCGGCGGGCGGCGGGCGGCAGCGGCTGCTGCGGCGAGGCGCTGGTGGGCCGCAGCGCCACGCGGGTCCGGCGGCCCACGGCCTTCTTGACGGCCGCCGGCAGCATCGCCGCCAGCGCGATGCCCAGCGGGCAGGCGTAGTAGTCCGCGATCCAGCGGCCCAGCTCGACCACCGCGGGCGGCAGCCTCGCGTCGCCGATGGCATGCAGCCGGCGGAGCTTCGCGGGGTCGAGGCCGTCGAGCAGCTCGGCGTGGCCCGCGGCGATGATGACCCCGCGGGCGCGTGTCCGGCCCAGCGGCGCCGTGCATGCCCGCCCGACGAGGGCAGCGGGCTCGGCCGCGGCGTCCTCGGGCAGCGCGTAGGTCAGCGTGGCGGCGCGGCCGTCGATCGCCCGCTCGAGCGCGACGCGGACGAGCGGGCCGGCGTCGTCGTGTCCGAACAGTCCGGGCGGCACGGGCGTGAGTGTACCGCGGCTCGGCTCGACCTAGCCGGCTCGACCGACTTGCTTCGATCTACTCGGCTCGCCCTACGGGCACCCGTCCTGGAATGCGTTCTGGAAGCAGAGCAGGTCGAAGAGGTCGAGGCTTCCCGAGCCGTCGCAGTCGGCGGCAGGGTCACCGTCGTGGAAGGCGTTCTGGAAGCACAGGAAGTCGAAGAGCTCGAGTTCGCCGTTGCCGTCGCAGTCGGCGTAGCAGAGGGCTTCGCACTCATCGGGCACGCCGTTGGCGTTGCGATCGGTGCTGCGGCCGCCGGCGATGTCGCAGGAATCGGGGATGCGGTTGAGGTTGCAGTCCGTCGCGTCGCCCGGCACGAAGTCGAAGCCCCTGGGATGATCGAGCCGTGCGTCGACGCCCTGCACGTAGGTGAACATCAACTTGCCGTTGCGGTCGTCGTAGCGGAGCAGGTGCGGGAAGGTCAGGTGCAGGCCGCTGGTCGGACCGCCCGGCATCCGCCCGTGCATGCGGTTGATGCTCACGTACACGTCGCCGTCGGGTCCGCGGCGGAGCCCCCAGGGATGCACGAGCCAGCGATCGCCGCCGTCGTGCCAGAGCCCCAGGAACGCGCCGGTATCGCCGTCGAATGCGAGGATGGCGTTGGCCTCGTTCTCGGCGACCAGCAGCAGGTGCGTGCCGTTGCCCTGGGGCAGGAAGAGCATGCCGCGGCCGTGGTGGAGGTCGCCCGAGCCGTGTTCGACGAACTGGCCGACGAATGCGCCGGTGCCGCCGTCGAACTCCATGACGCCGATGTGCTCGCCCGTCACGAAGAGGTTGCCGTCGGGCCCGGTGGCCATGCCGTGGGGCATGTGCAGGCCGGCGGCGTTGGGCGGCACGAAGTCGCCGAGTGGTACTCCGGTCGCCGGGTCGTATCGGCGGATGGCGTTGGCCTCACGGTCGGCGACGAGCAGCGAGCCGTCGCGTGCCAGGTGGAGCGCCGTGGGGTAGGCCAGTCCGCCCGCGCCGCCGGCGACGAGCTCGCCGACGAGCCCGCCGGCGGCATCGAACTCCACGACGCGGGCGTCGCCCGCGCTGGCGACGAGCACGCGGCCATCGGACGTAATGAGCACGTCGGTGGGATCGTCCAGGATGCCGCCGCCGGCCTCGGCGCGCAGCACGCCCGTCTGGTACTGGTATTGCTTGATGAGCCCGTCGCCCGAGCCGGCGACCCACGCGTTGTGGGCAAAGCCGAGCGCGTCGATGTCGATGATGCCGTCGCCGTCGCAGTCCTGGCACTCGTCCAGCACACCGTCACGATCGATGTCCAGCGCCATGTTCTGGTTGATCTCGGCGTGGTCCGCGGCGCCATTGGCGTTGCAGTCGGCGTCGCACTCGTCGGGGATGGCATTGCCATTCTCGTCGCGACTAAAGGCGAAGCGGATGTCCATCTCGTCCGGCACGCCGTTGGCGTTGCAGTCGGGCTCGCACTCGTCGGGCACGCCATTGGTATTGAGATCGAGGCTCGTGCCCGCCGCGATGTCGGCATCGTCGAGGGTGCCGTTGGCGTTGCAATCCTCGCACTCATCGGGCACGCCGTTGGCGTTGGCGTCCGCGCTGGTGCCCGCGGCGATGTCGTCTGCATCGGGCACGAAGTTGTTGTTGCAATCGAGCGAGAGGCGCAGGGGGTTGCAGTCGAAGACCCGTTGCCGCACGCCGGTGTGGAAGTAGCCCTGCGTGAGGGCGCTCCCGCCGCTGAAGGTCTGCGAGCAGTAGCTCATCAGCGTGCCGCGGCGCGGCGTGCTGAGCGGATCGTCGCAGGCGTCGACGCCCTCGTCGTGCGTGTGCCGGGCGCCGAGGTTGTGGCCGACCTCGTGGGCGGCGATGCGGAAGTCCTGGTTGAACGCGGTGGGGTTGGTCGGGTCGGGCAGGATGCCGAGGCCGTAGGCTACCCACGAATCGCGGCCGCAGAGCCGTGCCGCGCCGCCCGCGCGGGCGTTCTTGTCGCCCGACATGAGCTGTCCGATGTCGTAGTCCACGCCCGGGAAGTCGCGGGGCATGCCGGCGCCCCCGGAGTACGGATCGTCCGGCGTCGTCCACACCCGGAGGTAGACCAAGTCCAGCCGCACGCCGAGGTCGCGGCTGGTGACGTCGGTCACCATGCCGTACACCTGGATGAGGTACACGGCGGTCTCGCGGGCGTCGCCGAAGAGCTCGAAGAAGCGGAAGTCGCACTCGACCGCCAGCCGAGCGCGGTGCAGGCCCCGCACCGGCGGGGGTGGCGGCGGCGGGGGTGTGGGCCCGTTGGCGGCGGCGGCATCCCGGAGGCCGAGCCGCGGGAAGGCGGCTCCGCAGAGCGTGGGCGTCGCCAGCCCGCCGGCGACGCGGGTGCGGAACACCGCGACCTCGCCCGCCGCAAGCGCCACGCCGCCGGCCTTCGGGTCTCCGCCGACGGACGAGACTGCGTACGCCGGCCGGCCCGCGCCCAGCTCGATGCGGCCGACGGTCGAGCCATCGGCGATCGACAGGAAGACGTGCGAGCCGGGGACGCCCTCGACGCGGCCGCGCCAGATCGCGACCTCGCCGATGTCGATCGGCGCCTCGTGGCCGGCCGGGCCGGCGGCCACGACCACGGCGTCCGGGGCGAGCAGCGGCATCCGCTCCAGCACGAGGTCGAGCGACTGGCCCCCGATCCAGACGCCCGGCACCGCGAAGGCCTCGTCGGGTGGCATGTTGCGGGCGGTACGCAGCGCGTCGGCGTCGATGCGGATGACCCCGAGATTCGCCGCCTGATCCGCGGTACGCAGGAGGCGGATCTGCGGCGTGGCGAGGCCGCTGGTCGCAGCCAGCAGCAACATAACAAGGCAGAGCGTCGCGTGCATCCTCGGCATCGAGATCCTCCGGCGATCCTCCGTGCAGGTTACCGCAGATCGGGGCGGCGTTCGAGGGGATCTCGCCGCGGATGCCTGGGAATGTGGGCTCGAACTCCCGGGTACCATCTCTTCGATGACCGAGACCGGCCCCAGCGTTCGCCCCGCCGCCCGGCCCGTCGCTCGCCTTGCGCTCGCGGACGGATCGATATTCGCGGGCGCCGCGTTCGGCGCGGTGGATGCCGCCCCGGTCGCGGCCGAGGTGGTCTTCAACACCGCCATGTCGGGCTACCAAGAAAGCCTGACCGACCCGAGCTACCGCGGCCAGATCCTGGTGCAGACCTTCCCGATGGTCGGCATCGTGGGTGCCAATGAGCGGGACATGGAGAGCGGCCGCGTGCAGGCCTCGGGCCTGGTCGTGCGGGAGCTGGCCGGCCGGCACAGCAATTACCGCGCGAGCATGAGCCTGCCCGAATTTCTCGAGCGGTACGGCGTGATGGGCCTGGCCGGCGTCGACACGCGGGCGCTCACGCGGCGGATCCGATCGGCGGGCGCGATGATGGGCGTGCTGAGCGCCGACGCGCGGGCGAGCGACCTGGACCTCATCCGCATCGCGCAGGACGCCGGCGGCATGACGGGGCGCAACCTCGCCGGTGAGGTCAGCCCCGCCGAGGCGACGCGGCCGGCCGCCGATCGGCTGTGGCGGCTATCCCCGCCGGCACGAATCGCGCAGGACGAGAAGCTCGTCGTGGTCGCCCTGGATTGCGGCGCCAAGCGGGCGATCTACGACCACCTCCTCGCGCGCGGCTGCGAGGTCGTCGCCGTCCCTTGGGATACGCCGCCCGATCGGCTGCTGGCGATCCTGGAGGAGGAGGACGCCGCCGGCCTGTTCATCAGCAACGGCCCGGGCGACCCGGCCGCGGTGGAGGCGACCATCGAGGCGCTGCGGTCGATCCTGGCGCGGCGCGAGGCTCTGCCGACCTTCGGCATCTGCCTGGGCAACCAGCTGCTGGCGCTCGCGGCCGGTGCGTCGACCTACAAGCTCAAGTTCGGCCACCGTGGCGCGAATCAGCCCGTGCTGCACGCCGCCACGGGCCGGGTCGAGATCACCAGCCAGAACCACGGCTTCGCGGTGGATCGCGCATCGGTCGAGGCCGCCGGCGGCGAGGTGACGCACGTGCACCTCAACGACGACACGGTCGCGGGCTTCCGCCTCAAGGGCCGGCCCGTATTCGCGGTGCAGCACCACCCCGAGGCCAGTCCTGGCCCGCACGAGGCTGGTTACCTATTCGACGAGTTCGTGGCGGCGATGCGAGCGGCCCGCGGCGCGTCCTAGGCGCCCTGCGGCGATCCGGCGGGCACGACCTGGCACTGCGCGCCATCGCGGGTGTACCGCGGCACGCTGGTGTCGACGCCCATGGACCAGACGTCGATGCCGCCGGCGATGGAGTGGCTGTCGTCCATGCCGCAGCCGCGGAGGGCGAGCGCCGCCTTGATCGACCGGATGCCGTGGTGGCAGAAGGTCAGGATGGTGCGGCCGCGGGCCAGGTCCTCGATGTCGTCCAGGTGGTCGTTCAGCTCGTGCAGCGGGGCGTGGATCTCGTCGTGTCCGCCCGGCAGCGTGGCGATCTCCCGCTCCTCGGCCAGGCGGACATCGACGAGGATGGCCTGGCCATCGGCGAGCATGGTTCGTGCCGACGATGGGCACACCTCGTAGGCGGGCTTGAAGGGATAGCCCGCCGGCAGCCCACGATCGTCGATGTCGGGACAGGCGGGCTTGCTGGTGGTGGCGTCGTGGTTGCTCATGCCGCATTCGCTCCGGGGGTCTGGTCCCAGTGGGTCCGGCCTGATGGGGCGTCTAGCCGAGGTCGCCCGGGCGCGGTTCGTAGGGCACGCCGCGGGGCCGGTTGGGCTCGCCCACGGGCTGGCCCGTGCGGGGCAGCGGGTCGGCCCACCGATGCGGCGCCCGCTCGTACTCGGGGCTCGGCGAGGCGTCCAGGTTCCATGGAGCGATGTCCACCATCGCCCGCACGGGGATCATCGCCAGATCGAACGTCGTGATCCAGGGCCAGGTGATCAGCGACTTGAACTGGTGCCAGTTGCCCGAGCCGTAGTCGTGCACGCCCAGCAGCATGGGCATGTCTCCGTGGTACCGCCGATCACCCGTGACCGGCAGCCGGGGCGGCAGGTAGTGCGGGGGGTGCAACACGAGGTCGCTGGGCACGACGACGGCCGTCGGGCTCCACCCGCGGCGGTCCATCACGTCGATGGGCTCGGCGGGCGTGATTGCGAGATCGGCGTCGCCGTCTTCCGCCGCCCGCAGCGTCGGCAGCGACGCGATGCCGCCGACCGTTCCGTACTCGGCGGTGTAATCGGCGTTGGCGTCGGGGTCGCCGAGGCGGGCCGCGTAGCAGCCGCTCATCAGCACCGAGGCGGCCAGCACGCACGCGAGGGGCAGGGTCCTCATGGGGCGATGGTAGGGGCGGCGGAATCGGTGCACGCGCGGCTCGGTTCGGGACGGGATGCGGGCGCGGCCGATCCGCGCCGGAGCTCATTCCGGATCATCGGCCATCCCGACGAGCCGCTCGATCGCGTCGGCCGCGAGCTCGGGCTCGAAGCCCCGGCGGGCGAGGGCCGCGAACAGCCGCCGACGGGTCGCCTCGGGCGTTAGGTTGAGGCCCGCGAGCCGGCGGAGCTGGGCCTC includes these proteins:
- the priA gene encoding primosomal protein N', with protein sequence MPPGLFGHDDAGPLVRVALERAIDGRAATLTYALPEDAAAEPAALVGRACTAPLGRTRARGVIIAAGHAELLDGLDPAKLRRLHAIGDARLPPAVVELGRWIADYYACPLGIALAAMLPAAVKKAVGRRTRVALRPTSASPQQPLPPAARRAWEALGAIDEADWPLDERVLARRVGAKNAAPVRRLIREGLLAPETLSEVRTRGDMAATLDESGPPPTPTNEQAAAIEGVPLGAFGVHLLFGVTGSGKTEVYLRLLQRVIDAGRTGIVLVPEIALTPQLAARFRARFVPMLGEDGVAVMHSGLNAGQRHHAWDLLARGRARIAVGPRSALFAPLENVGLIVVDEEHAGDYKQDQAPRYHGRDTAIKRAQVEGCPVVLGSATPSLESWRNAQTGRYALHRLATRPPGAAGLPTVEVVDIAEQRKLARDAGDRMQLLGPCLRSALRDTLDGGGQAVLLLNRRGFARVVACPDADCGWALSCDSCSSAMVFHRKGVASSRGLVRCHHCHAEQLLPRACPVCGRGTIRLGHGTQRLEDELALRLDLPPDAIARMDADTMARPADYAAVLRRVADGSARVLFGTQMIAKGLDFPNIRLVGVVDADTALGIADWRSHERTYQLISQVAGRAGRGDHPGRVIVQTLNPRLPAIVAAAAHDYEGFAAGELAIRERAGLPPFTRAAWIVVRDRSYERAEADAMVLADRLRACFGSGARVEGPAPAPLERTHDEHRVGVEVYARSAGDLRAGLQRLRAEHGLVSDAHVAIDVDPVAIW
- a CDS encoding M12 family metallo-peptidase — its product is MPRMHATLCLVMLLLAATSGLATPQIRLLRTADQAANLGVIRIDADALRTARNMPPDEAFAVPGVWIGGQSLDLVLERMPLLAPDAVVVAAGPAGHEAPIDIGEVAIWRGRVEGVPGSHVFLSIADGSTVGRIELGAGRPAYAVSSVGGDPKAGGVALAAGEVAVFRTRVAGGLATPTLCGAAFPRLGLRDAAAANGPTPPPPPPPPVRGLHRARLAVECDFRFFELFGDARETAVYLIQVYGMVTDVTSRDLGVRLDLVYLRVWTTPDDPYSGGAGMPRDFPGVDYDIGQLMSGDKNARAGGAARLCGRDSWVAYGLGILPDPTNPTAFNQDFRIAAHEVGHNLGARHTHDEGVDACDDPLSTPRRGTLMSYCSQTFSGGSALTQGYFHTGVRQRVFDCNPLRLSLDCNNNFVPDADDIAAGTSADANANGVPDECEDCNANGTLDDADIAAGTSLDLNTNGVPDECEPDCNANGVPDEMDIRFAFSRDENGNAIPDECDADCNANGAADHAEINQNMALDIDRDGVLDECQDCDGDGIIDIDALGFAHNAWVAGSGDGLIKQYQYQTGVLRAEAGGGILDDPTDVLITSDGRVLVASAGDARVVEFDAAGGLVGELVAGGAGGLAYPTALHLARDGSLLVADREANAIRRYDPATGVPLGDFVPPNAAGLHMPHGMATGPDGNLFVTGEHIGVMEFDGGTGAFVGQFVEHGSGDLHHGRGMLFLPQGNGTHLLLVAENEANAILAFDGDTGAFLGLWHDGGDRWLVHPWGLRRGPDGDVYVSINRMHGRMPGGPTSGLHLTFPHLLRYDDRNGKLMFTYVQGVDARLDHPRGFDFVPGDATDCNLNRIPDSCDIAGGRSTDRNANGVPDECEALCYADCDGNGELELFDFLCFQNAFHDGDPAADCDGSGSLDLFDLLCFQNAFQDGCP
- the carA gene encoding glutamine-hydrolyzing carbamoyl-phosphate synthase small subunit, with translation MTETGPSVRPAARPVARLALADGSIFAGAAFGAVDAAPVAAEVVFNTAMSGYQESLTDPSYRGQILVQTFPMVGIVGANERDMESGRVQASGLVVRELAGRHSNYRASMSLPEFLERYGVMGLAGVDTRALTRRIRSAGAMMGVLSADARASDLDLIRIAQDAGGMTGRNLAGEVSPAEATRPAADRLWRLSPPARIAQDEKLVVVALDCGAKRAIYDHLLARGCEVVAVPWDTPPDRLLAILEEEDAAGLFISNGPGDPAAVEATIEALRSILARREALPTFGICLGNQLLALAAGASTYKLKFGHRGANQPVLHAATGRVEITSQNHGFAVDRASVEAAGGEVTHVHLNDDTVAGFRLKGRPVFAVQHHPEASPGPHEAGYLFDEFVAAMRAARGAS
- a CDS encoding rhodanese-like domain-containing protein, whose protein sequence is MSNHDATTSKPACPDIDDRGLPAGYPFKPAYEVCPSSARTMLADGQAILVDVRLAEEREIATLPGGHDEIHAPLHELNDHLDDIEDLARGRTILTFCHHGIRSIKAALALRGCGMDDSHSIAGGIDVWSMGVDTSVPRYTRDGAQCQVVPAGSPQGA